A genomic stretch from Engraulis encrasicolus isolate BLACKSEA-1 chromosome 10, IST_EnEncr_1.0, whole genome shotgun sequence includes:
- the tmem106c gene encoding transmembrane protein 106C: MGTHWSQNNETLLNASDNAGRPRQGYQDVDDDSLDGLDRQEDIAQFPYVEFTGRDSITCPTCQGTGRIPSDQVNELVALIPYSDQRLKPHRTKLYVVLSIVLCLLASSLVAFFLFPRSVLVEDDGIRSVTVHFDHNNSKVIINMTSSLNFTNPNFFTVLVDSIGCQVLYMKTVIGTQQLDNVINIKPLSQRQVNFTVSMEISGSLSYVYAFCTMASIKVHNIVVFMQTYVKTSYMVRSTQNTLEAYRYIDCGSNSTGHQASTILWSDPRRNPRTRLLR; encoded by the exons ATGGGAACCCACTGGTCTCAAAACAACGAGACACTCCTCAACGCCTCTGATAACGCGGGCAGGCCAAGGCAGGGTTACCAAGATGTGGACGACGACTCGTTGGACGGGCTGGACAGACAGGAGGATATCGCCCAGTTCCCATATGTGGAATTCACTGGGCGAGACAGCATCACGTGCCCAACCTGTCAAGGCACTGGGCGCATTCCGTCAG ATCAAGTGAATGAGCTGGTGGCATTGATTCCCTACAGTGACCAGAGGCTTAAACCTCACAGAAC gAAGCTGTACGTGGTGTTGTCCATTGTGCTGTGTCTACTGGCCTCTTCCCTGGTGgccttcttcctcttcccccgCTCCGTACTGGTGGAGGACGATGGCATTCGCTCCGTCACCGTGCACTTCGACCACAACAACAGCAAAGTCATCATCAACATGACG AGCTCCCTGAACTTCACCAACCCCAACTTCTTCACGGTGCTGGTGGACAGCATTGGCTGCCAGGTGCTCTACATGAAGACTGTCATCGGCACCCAGCAGCTGGACAATGTCATCAATATCAAGCCCCTCAGCCAGAGACAG gTAAACTTCACAGTGAGCATGGAGATCAGTGGAAGCCTGTCCTATGTCTA TGCCTTCTGCACCATGGCCAGCATCAAGGTTCACAACATCGTTGTCTTCATGCA gacCTATGTGAAAACCTCCTACATGGTGCGCAGCACCCAGAACACTCTGGAGGCCTACCGCTACATCGACTGCGGCTCCAACTCCACCGGCCACCAGGCCTCCACCATCCTGTGGTCTGATCCCCGCCGCAACCCACGCACCCGTCTACTGAGGTGA
- the LOC134456313 gene encoding PTB domain-containing engulfment adapter protein 1-like — protein sequence MTDADENNEISFSVKFLGRTETRRPDGMETLNKAAEILLKPDKNDKEKNKKNKAYLFLSLSAIDILEHKTKFLIHSCTLESVSFCAVHKTNPKLFGFIAKHPASNTYHCYMFQCKNFSHLVVSLIGDTFKASQKLEDKVKGSRDLVVEALRLRIKALQKENDMLKKRLREKRAEEARQEEAEHSDDESSSTSQTDLSKVRFHSEGDKIPLIRNK from the exons ATGACAGACGCTGATGAAAACAACGAGATATCCTTCTCAGTGAAA TTCTTGGGCCGGACTGAGACGCGACGTCCAGATGGAATGGAGACTCTCAACAAGGCTGCAGAGATCTTGCTG AAACCGGACAaaaatgacaaagaaaaaaacaagaagaacaaAGCTTACCTTTTCTTGTCGCTGAGTGCCATCGACATCCTAGAGCACAAAACTAAG TTTTTGATTCACTCCTGCACCCTGGAGTCAGTGTCCTTCTGTGCAGTACACAAGACCAACCCCAAACTCTTTGGATTCATAGCCAAGCATCCAGCCTCCAACACATACCATTGCTATATGTTCCAGTGCAAGAACTTT TCACATCTTGTAGTCTCGCTCATTGGGGACACGTTCAAAGCCTCTCAGAAACTTGAGGACAAGGTCAAGGGCAGTCGGGATCTGGTGGTGGAAGCTCTGAGACTGAGG ATCAAAGCTCTTCAGAAAGAGAACGATATGCTCAAGAAACGACTACGAGAA AAGCGGGCAGAGGAGGCCAGACAGGAGGAAGCGGAGCACAGTGATGATGAGTCCTCTTCCACCTCCCAGACAGACCTGTCCAAAG TGAGGTTCCACTCAGAGGGGGACAAAATTCCTTTGATTAGGAACAAATAA